A genomic stretch from uncultured Pseudodesulfovibrio sp. includes:
- the nifJ gene encoding pyruvate:ferredoxin (flavodoxin) oxidoreductase — protein sequence MSKMKTMDGNTAAAWVAYAMSETAAIYPITPSSTMGEIADEWAAQGRKNIFGQTVEVRQLQSEAGAAGAVHGSLAGGALTTTFTASQGLLLMIPNMYKIAGELLPSVFHVSARALAAHALSIFGDHQDVMACRQTGFAMLAAASVQEVMDLSLVAHLATIESSVPFLSFFDGFRTSHEIQKIEVIDYDDMKPLLNMDKVAQFRARSMNPEHPDVRGTAQNPDIYFQGREASNSYYDVIPEIVEEYMNKVSAITGRDYKPFDYVGAPDAERVVIAMGSSCETIEEVVNHLVAKGEKVGLIKVRLYRPFSAKHFLTVLPETAKVVSVLDRTKEPGALGDPLYQDICTVFLEKGNGPVVTAGRYGLGSKEFTPAMVKAIFDNLTESTPKARFTVGIEDDVTLASLVTTETLDTTPKGTVQCKFWGLGSDGTVGANKQAIKIIGDNTDMYAQGYFAYDSKKSGGITISHLRFGNAPIQSTYLVTAADYIACHNPSYVHLYDVLDGIKNGGTFVLNCAWTAADMDKELPAEMRRTIARKNLKFYTVDAVKIAGEVGLGGRINMIMQTAFFKLADVIDFAEAVKLLKDGIKAAYGKKGDKIVNMNNAAVDNAINAIVEVPVPAAWADLADDAAIEANEPDYVKNVMRPVLAQKGDDLPVSAFSVDGTMPLSTAKYEKRGVAINVPEWIADNCIQCNQCAFVCPHSALRPVIADDAELKNAPATFGTIEAKGKDVKGMQYRMQVAAQDCLGCGNCADICPSKDKALVMKPIATQLDEQVPNWDFAETVSFKEAFKRDTVKGSQFRQSLMEFSGACAGCGETPYVKVLTQLFGERMIIANATGCSSIWGASAPSTPYCTNAEGHGPAWGNSLFEDAAEFGFGIEMGVNNRRATLISKCEAALATASGDAKTALESWLAAKDDAAASAETGDALKAALKGTTDETLKSIAADADLFTKKSVWIFGGDGWAYDIGFGGVDHVIASGKDVNILVMDTEVYSNTGGQSSKATPLGSIAKFAAAGKGTGKKDLGRMAMTYGYVYVASVAMGADKQQMMKAFREAEAYNGPSLIICYAPCINQGIKKGMGKTQLEQKLAVDSGYWPLYRYNPELVAENKNPFILESKAPDGSLQEFMSGENRYAMLERFHPELSKAFRAQIEKDYADRYAILTHLAEADFSKVEEDEGAACDAGISAESPGSGEPCDDGR from the coding sequence ATGTCCAAGATGAAAACGATGGATGGCAACACCGCCGCCGCCTGGGTGGCCTATGCAATGAGTGAAACTGCCGCCATTTATCCCATCACGCCTTCGTCCACCATGGGCGAAATTGCCGACGAATGGGCCGCGCAGGGTCGCAAGAATATTTTCGGACAGACCGTGGAGGTCCGTCAGCTTCAGTCCGAAGCCGGTGCCGCAGGCGCTGTTCATGGTTCCCTGGCCGGTGGCGCACTGACCACCACCTTCACAGCCTCGCAGGGCCTCCTGCTCATGATTCCGAACATGTATAAAATCGCTGGAGAGCTTCTCCCCAGCGTTTTTCACGTTTCTGCACGCGCGCTCGCTGCACACGCACTCTCAATCTTTGGCGACCATCAAGACGTCATGGCATGTCGCCAGACCGGCTTTGCCATGCTTGCCGCAGCGAGCGTACAGGAAGTCATGGACCTCTCGCTGGTAGCCCATCTGGCCACCATCGAATCCTCCGTGCCCTTCCTGTCCTTCTTTGACGGCTTCCGCACCTCACACGAGATTCAGAAGATCGAAGTCATCGACTACGACGACATGAAGCCGCTGCTGAACATGGACAAGGTGGCCCAGTTCCGCGCCCGCTCCATGAACCCGGAACACCCGGACGTTCGCGGCACCGCCCAGAACCCGGACATCTACTTCCAGGGTCGTGAGGCATCAAACTCCTATTATGATGTCATCCCCGAGATCGTGGAAGAGTACATGAACAAGGTTTCCGCCATCACCGGACGTGACTACAAACCTTTCGACTATGTTGGCGCCCCTGATGCTGAACGCGTCGTTATCGCCATGGGCTCTTCCTGTGAAACCATCGAAGAAGTTGTCAACCATCTGGTTGCCAAAGGCGAAAAGGTCGGCCTGATCAAAGTCCGTCTGTACCGTCCCTTCTCCGCAAAGCATTTCCTGACCGTGCTGCCTGAGACTGCCAAGGTTGTGTCCGTTCTGGACCGCACCAAGGAGCCCGGCGCACTGGGGGATCCCCTGTACCAGGATATCTGCACTGTCTTCCTGGAAAAGGGCAACGGTCCCGTGGTCACCGCAGGTCGTTACGGCCTCGGTTCCAAAGAATTCACTCCTGCCATGGTCAAAGCCATTTTCGACAACCTGACCGAGTCTACCCCCAAAGCCCGCTTTACTGTGGGTATTGAAGACGACGTCACCCTTGCCTCCCTTGTCACGACCGAGACCCTGGACACCACCCCGAAAGGCACTGTGCAGTGCAAGTTCTGGGGTCTCGGTTCTGACGGAACTGTCGGAGCCAACAAGCAGGCTATCAAGATCATCGGTGACAACACCGACATGTACGCACAGGGGTATTTTGCCTACGACTCAAAGAAGTCCGGCGGCATCACCATCTCCCACCTGCGTTTCGGCAACGCGCCCATCCAGTCCACCTATCTGGTGACCGCAGCCGACTATATCGCCTGCCACAACCCGAGCTACGTCCACCTGTACGATGTGCTGGACGGTATCAAAAACGGCGGCACCTTCGTGCTGAACTGTGCTTGGACCGCCGCTGACATGGACAAAGAGCTGCCTGCAGAAATGCGCCGCACCATTGCTCGCAAAAACTTGAAATTCTACACCGTCGACGCTGTCAAGATCGCTGGTGAAGTCGGCCTTGGCGGACGCATCAACATGATCATGCAGACCGCCTTCTTCAAACTCGCCGACGTCATCGACTTCGCCGAAGCTGTGAAATTGCTGAAAGACGGCATCAAAGCCGCTTACGGCAAGAAGGGCGACAAGATCGTCAATATGAACAACGCCGCTGTGGACAATGCCATCAACGCCATCGTTGAAGTGCCTGTCCCTGCCGCATGGGCTGACCTCGCTGACGACGCCGCAATCGAGGCCAACGAGCCTGATTACGTCAAGAACGTCATGCGCCCAGTTCTGGCTCAGAAAGGTGACGATCTGCCGGTCTCCGCCTTCTCCGTTGACGGCACCATGCCGCTGTCCACCGCCAAGTACGAAAAGCGCGGCGTCGCCATCAACGTACCCGAATGGATTGCTGACAACTGTATCCAGTGCAACCAGTGTGCATTTGTCTGTCCGCACTCCGCCCTGCGCCCGGTCATTGCCGATGATGCCGAGTTGAAAAATGCTCCGGCCACGTTCGGCACCATTGAAGCCAAAGGGAAGGACGTGAAAGGCATGCAGTACCGCATGCAGGTTGCTGCTCAGGACTGTCTGGGCTGCGGCAACTGCGCCGACATCTGCCCCTCAAAGGACAAAGCTCTGGTCATGAAACCCATCGCAACCCAGCTCGACGAGCAGGTTCCGAACTGGGACTTTGCCGAGACCGTGTCCTTCAAGGAAGCCTTCAAGCGTGACACTGTTAAGGGTTCCCAGTTCCGCCAGTCTCTCATGGAATTCTCCGGCGCATGTGCCGGTTGTGGCGAAACCCCGTACGTCAAGGTGCTGACCCAGCTCTTCGGCGAACGCATGATTATCGCCAACGCAACGGGTTGCTCCTCCATTTGGGGTGCATCCGCTCCTTCAACTCCCTACTGCACCAACGCTGAAGGCCACGGCCCGGCATGGGGCAACTCCCTGTTTGAAGACGCAGCCGAATTCGGTTTCGGTATCGAAATGGGCGTCAACAACCGCCGCGCAACCTTGATCTCCAAGTGTGAAGCCGCACTTGCCACCGCCTCCGGAGATGCCAAAACCGCTCTGGAAAGCTGGCTCGCAGCCAAGGACGATGCTGCCGCTTCCGCTGAAACTGGCGATGCTCTCAAGGCCGCGCTGAAAGGCACCACCGATGAGACCCTGAAGTCCATCGCAGCTGACGCAGATCTGTTCACCAAAAAATCCGTCTGGATCTTCGGTGGTGACGGCTGGGCCTACGACATCGGTTTCGGTGGCGTTGACCACGTTATCGCCTCCGGCAAGGACGTCAACATCCTGGTCATGGACACCGAAGTGTACTCCAACACAGGTGGACAGTCCTCCAAGGCTACTCCGCTCGGCTCCATTGCCAAGTTCGCCGCTGCCGGTAAAGGCACAGGCAAGAAAGACCTCGGACGCATGGCAATGACTTACGGTTACGTTTATGTCGCCTCAGTCGCCATGGGCGCCGACAAGCAACAGATGATGAAGGCTTTCCGCGAGGCCGAGGCCTACAACGGCCCCTCCCTGATTATCTGTTACGCTCCCTGCATCAACCAGGGCATCAAGAAGGGTATGGGCAAGACCCAGCTCGAACAGAAGTTGGCCGTGGACTCCGGTTACTGGCCTCTCTATCGCTACAATCCCGAACTGGTTGCCGAGAACAAGAACCCCTTCATTCTGGAATCCAAGGCTCCCGACGGATCCCTGCAGGAATTCATGTCCGGTGAGAACCGCTACGCCATGCTGGAACGCTTCCACCCGGAACTGTCCAAGGCATTCCGTGCACAGATCGAAAAAGACTATGCCGATCGTTACGCAATCCTGACTCACTTGGCCGAAGCTGATTTCAGCAAGGTTGAAGAGGATGAAGGGGCAGCGTGTGACGCCGGTATTTCTGCCGAAAGCCCGGGTTCTGGGGAACCCTGTGATGACGGCAGATAG
- a CDS encoding sigma-54 dependent transcriptional regulator — translation MARILIIDDDFEICETMESLITRLSHECASAHTKEDGLHQARLSEFDVVFLDVSLPDGNGLDILPDIMAIPNPPEVIILTGKGDPDGAELAIKGGAWDYLLKPSSIREISLTLGRALKYHEKKGGANSHGSLDLTGVVGESPSIKASFNLLSQAARSDSNVLITGQTGTGKELFAATIHENSKRKVGNFVVVDCAGLTESLLESTLYGHRKGAFTGAQHDRIGLIKLADKGTLFLDEVGEMPLSMQKAFLRVLQERTFRPVGDTREQTSNFRLVAATNRNLEDMVKQGEFRADLLYRLKTMHIHLPPLMNRPEDIRALCAFRVRQLCQQYGMESKALGSDFHPALASYNWPGNVRELFNTLERAVVAAGDEKTLYAMHLPREIRIRMAKAQIERMTGTGLVSDKEDTTVAEPVRKIGQDIFEDIFDQELPSLRDFKGMAEKIYLGELIRQCNGDLTKILTVSKLSRSHFYSLLKKYGLSL, via the coding sequence GTGGCCCGGATTCTGATTATCGACGATGACTTTGAAATCTGTGAGACCATGGAAAGCCTGATAACAAGGCTTTCCCACGAATGCGCTTCCGCCCATACCAAGGAGGACGGGTTACATCAGGCCCGACTGAGCGAATTCGACGTCGTCTTTCTTGATGTCAGCCTCCCTGACGGGAATGGTCTGGACATCCTGCCGGATATCATGGCCATCCCCAACCCGCCAGAAGTCATCATTCTGACCGGCAAAGGCGACCCAGACGGTGCCGAACTGGCGATCAAAGGCGGAGCGTGGGACTATCTGCTCAAACCATCCAGCATCCGTGAAATATCTCTTACTCTTGGTCGTGCTCTGAAATATCATGAGAAAAAAGGCGGAGCCAACAGCCATGGATCACTGGATCTGACCGGAGTGGTCGGCGAAAGCCCGAGTATTAAGGCAAGTTTCAACCTCCTGTCCCAAGCGGCACGGTCCGACAGCAATGTCCTCATTACCGGACAGACTGGAACGGGAAAGGAGCTTTTTGCTGCCACAATACACGAGAATTCCAAACGAAAAGTTGGAAACTTCGTTGTTGTGGACTGTGCCGGACTGACTGAATCCCTGCTGGAATCGACGTTATACGGTCATCGCAAAGGCGCATTTACCGGGGCACAACATGACCGTATCGGCCTGATTAAACTGGCCGATAAAGGCACTCTTTTCCTCGATGAAGTAGGAGAAATGCCACTCTCCATGCAAAAGGCGTTTCTCCGGGTGCTTCAGGAACGCACCTTCCGTCCGGTAGGAGACACGCGCGAACAAACAAGTAATTTCAGGTTGGTAGCCGCAACCAACAGAAACCTTGAAGACATGGTCAAACAAGGCGAATTCCGTGCAGACCTGCTTTACCGGCTCAAAACCATGCACATTCACTTGCCGCCGCTCATGAATCGTCCAGAGGATATACGAGCCCTCTGTGCCTTCCGGGTACGTCAACTCTGCCAACAGTACGGCATGGAATCCAAGGCACTTGGATCAGACTTCCATCCGGCTTTGGCAAGCTACAACTGGCCCGGTAACGTCAGAGAATTATTCAACACTCTTGAACGAGCCGTCGTCGCTGCAGGTGATGAAAAAACACTGTACGCCATGCATCTTCCACGAGAAATCCGTATCAGGATGGCCAAAGCACAGATCGAGCGAATGACCGGTACTGGGCTCGTATCTGACAAAGAAGATACTACGGTCGCCGAACCTGTCCGAAAAATCGGACAAGACATTTTTGAGGACATTTTCGACCAGGAACTCCCATCACTCAGGGACTTCAAAGGGATGGCAGAAAAGATCTATCTCGGCGAACTTATACGACAATGCAACGGAGATCTCACGAAGATACTCACCGTTTCCAAGCTCTCCCGCTCACATTTTTACAGCCTGCTCAAGAAGTACGGTCTTTCCCTCTAA
- the nhaB gene encoding sodium/proton antiporter NhaB has protein sequence MSESLTQAFGKNFLGNAPNWYKLAILAFLVINPILVYTVGPFIAGWVLIAEFIFTLAMALKCYPLPAGGLLAMEAVFLGLTNPATVYHEALNNFEVILLLIFMVAGIYFMKDFLQFTFTRILTKVRSKIVISLLFCFAGAFLSAFLDALTVTAVIIAVAFGFYNVYHRFASGKTLSCSHDLCSDEAVKEAARQDLLQFRAFLRNLMMHGAVGTALGGVCTIVGEPQNLLIGSEMGWHFVPFFLKVAPVSMPVLAVGLLTCIVVEKFHLFTYGAEMPGNIRSHLLETAIEMESKRGIRGKAKLIVQALVGLWLIIALALHLAAVGIIGLSVIVLLTCFNGFTDEHQLGPAFEEALPFTALLVVFFSIVGVIHDQHLFAPVMDVVLSMKGQAQLAAYYIANGVLSMISDNVFVATVYISETKMHFTTLLGTFPGVEDSVALMERLTDGHLDRAQTISTLPAAIQGQVTEMMNHFDKLAVSINTGTNIPSVATPNGQAAFLFLLTSALAPVIRLSYGRMVVLALPYTITMSITGLAATYYFM, from the coding sequence ATGTCTGAATCCCTGACCCAGGCCTTTGGCAAAAACTTTCTTGGCAACGCGCCAAACTGGTACAAACTGGCCATCCTGGCCTTTCTTGTCATCAATCCGATCCTGGTCTACACCGTCGGTCCGTTCATCGCAGGCTGGGTGTTGATCGCCGAATTCATTTTTACATTGGCTATGGCATTAAAATGCTACCCCCTCCCCGCAGGTGGTCTTCTTGCAATGGAAGCCGTCTTTCTCGGGCTGACCAATCCTGCAACGGTTTACCACGAAGCACTGAACAACTTCGAAGTCATCCTGCTCCTGATCTTCATGGTCGCTGGTATTTACTTCATGAAGGACTTTCTGCAATTCACTTTCACTCGCATCCTGACCAAGGTGCGCTCCAAGATCGTTATATCTCTGCTGTTCTGCTTTGCGGGCGCATTTCTGTCTGCCTTCCTTGATGCCTTGACCGTCACCGCTGTCATCATTGCCGTGGCCTTCGGGTTTTATAATGTCTATCACCGGTTCGCTTCAGGCAAAACACTGAGCTGCTCTCATGACCTGTGCTCAGACGAAGCCGTCAAGGAAGCCGCCCGCCAGGATCTCCTGCAATTCCGTGCTTTCCTGCGCAACTTGATGATGCACGGTGCAGTCGGAACCGCCCTCGGTGGTGTCTGCACCATCGTTGGAGAACCGCAGAACCTCCTCATCGGCTCCGAAATGGGCTGGCACTTCGTTCCCTTCTTCCTCAAGGTCGCCCCGGTATCCATGCCCGTTCTTGCGGTCGGTTTACTGACCTGTATCGTGGTCGAAAAATTCCACCTCTTCACTTACGGCGCAGAGATGCCGGGTAACATCCGTTCCCACCTGCTTGAAACCGCCATCGAGATGGAATCAAAACGCGGAATACGCGGCAAAGCCAAATTGATTGTTCAGGCTCTGGTTGGCCTTTGGCTGATCATTGCTTTGGCTCTGCATTTGGCAGCTGTCGGTATCATCGGCCTGTCTGTCATCGTCCTGCTGACATGCTTCAACGGCTTTACCGATGAACACCAGCTCGGACCGGCATTCGAAGAAGCACTGCCCTTCACCGCCCTGCTCGTTGTGTTCTTCTCCATTGTCGGCGTCATCCATGACCAGCACCTTTTCGCTCCGGTCATGGACGTCGTACTGTCCATGAAGGGCCAAGCACAGCTCGCAGCGTACTATATAGCCAACGGTGTCCTGTCCATGATCTCGGACAACGTGTTTGTGGCAACCGTGTACATCTCGGAAACCAAGATGCACTTCACCACCCTGCTCGGCACCTTCCCCGGCGTGGAAGACAGTGTCGCTCTCATGGAAAGACTGACAGACGGCCACCTGGACCGCGCACAGACCATCTCGACGCTTCCGGCGGCCATTCAGGGGCAAGTCACCGAAATGATGAATCATTTCGACAAGCTGGCGGTATCCATCAACACAGGTACCAACATCCCGTCCGTGGCAACACCCAACGGTCAGGCAGCCTTCCTGTTCCTGCTGACCTCGGCACTGGCACCAGTCATCAGGCTCTCCTACGGCCGCATGGTCGTGCTGGCTCTGCCTTACACCATCACCATGTCAATCACGGGTCTCGCCGCTACCTACTACTTCATGTAG
- a CDS encoding Dabb family protein has product MVRHIVMWTLKEEAEGASALENGAKMKEMLELLNGRIEGLQHLEVSYDIIAAEPECHIVLCSEHDDVDALNHYQGHPEHQACVSFVKKVASGRKALDYVI; this is encoded by the coding sequence ATGGTCAGACATATTGTCATGTGGACGTTGAAAGAGGAAGCGGAAGGGGCATCTGCTCTGGAGAATGGGGCAAAGATGAAAGAAATGCTGGAATTGCTTAACGGACGGATCGAAGGGTTGCAGCATCTTGAAGTCAGTTACGATATCATCGCAGCTGAACCGGAATGTCACATCGTTTTGTGCTCGGAACATGACGACGTGGATGCATTGAATCACTATCAGGGGCACCCTGAGCATCAGGCGTGTGTTTCCTTTGTGAAAAAGGTCGCATCAGGCCGCAAGGCTTTGGACTATGTCATCTAG
- a CDS encoding DNA-3-methyladenine glycosylase I, translated as MAEFNSYCEACWSFDEEDVDRVYHDTQYGFPIEDDNELFGRLILEINQAGLSWRSILNKQHNFREAYDQFDIEKIARYEEKDRTRLLNDAGIIRNRLKIGAAIYNAQVILNFKEEYGSFKKWLDMHHPLTKEDWTKLFKKHFKFVGGEIVSEFLMSSGYLQGAHIESCPTYKKILEEKPAWIQTKTT; from the coding sequence ATGGCCGAGTTCAATTCCTACTGTGAAGCATGCTGGAGTTTCGACGAAGAAGATGTCGACAGAGTATACCATGACACACAATACGGGTTTCCGATTGAAGATGATAACGAACTGTTCGGCCGATTGATTCTGGAAATAAACCAGGCAGGTCTCAGTTGGCGCTCCATACTGAACAAACAACATAATTTCAGAGAAGCATACGATCAGTTCGATATTGAAAAAATCGCCCGTTATGAAGAAAAAGACAGAACGCGTCTGCTCAATGATGCCGGAATCATTCGTAATCGCTTGAAAATCGGAGCCGCCATTTACAATGCGCAAGTTATCCTGAATTTCAAAGAAGAATACGGTTCATTCAAGAAATGGCTGGATATGCATCACCCACTCACCAAAGAAGATTGGACCAAACTGTTCAAAAAGCACTTCAAATTTGTCGGAGGAGAAATTGTGAGCGAGTTCCTGATGAGTAGCGGCTATCTACAAGGAGCCCATATTGAATCCTGCCCCACCTACAAGAAAATACTTGAAGAAAAACCTGCATGGATTCAGACAAAAACGACGTAG
- a CDS encoding ABC transporter substrate binding protein, which translates to MNKLKWALLILTLTWLLPGLAFAEKPKKSILYLNSYHHGYRWSDSILEGVRSVLDESQYKIDLQIEYMDAKRYNYEDVTALFLRLYKEKFAKKQFDLVMVSDNDAFTFASQYRNELFPEVPIVFCGVNDLEAKDLKQDNITGVVELFDMAKTLDVAMKLHPEKTHMIVVGDSSTAGTAIRHQVEAAVPQFKDKLSVDYWIDMSMQTVLERVKTLPDDTFLFAIPSYQVIGGRFSTAEEVVESIYQYSTVPIYTSWEFLLGHGTVGGRMISGFLHGQTAAKLALKVLDGISPDAIPIYRTPMGEYLFDYNVMQRLNIDKSQLPKESRIINAPKAFYELPKELFWTIMVSFALLLLVLIFLILGMIERRKVERKIKDQLAFQQTLMDTVPQLVSWKDVNGRYLGTNRAFAEFFGIKNSLAANNKTSRDIIRDPDYVDWAVRADQAVIQSQHAFRKIRRKLLDANGDPAWIEVNKVPINDRSGQIVGVLSTAENITKERNLEKQLLQSQKMEAIGTLAGGIAHDFNNILTSIINSTELAVGDIDPESVTGKDLKRVLKAARRGGRVVKQILAFSRPSTEGFRSTDVGAVIHEVLGLMESSMPRNIEVRSAIAPTLAHVLADPTQIHQVAMNLCTNAFHALRETGGIITVRLDQADLAEDDADMLGLIPGEYVRLVVEDNGPGISPDILDKIFEPFFSTKDKTEGTGLGLAVVHGIVRSHKGGLHVSPRQGGGTVFSIYLPKSAENQNNNGSTANGSSSVGAHILFVEDDQDQLQTTPRLLETMGCTVVAMDNPATAVDLVANGKHEFNLVITDYDMPEISGTQLATRLAGIEPDLPIILVSGREDAASAASHLPNIRRVVIKPYDKKDLSQAINSVLTMTEGE; encoded by the coding sequence ATGAACAAACTGAAATGGGCCCTACTCATTCTGACCCTGACCTGGCTGTTGCCAGGACTGGCTTTCGCAGAAAAACCCAAAAAAAGTATCCTGTACCTGAACTCTTATCACCATGGGTACAGATGGTCGGATTCAATTCTCGAAGGCGTCCGCTCCGTGTTGGACGAAAGTCAATACAAAATCGACCTCCAAATAGAGTATATGGATGCAAAACGTTACAACTATGAAGATGTAACAGCGTTGTTTCTTCGGCTCTATAAAGAAAAATTCGCCAAGAAACAGTTTGATCTTGTGATGGTCTCCGACAACGACGCCTTCACTTTTGCCTCTCAATATCGAAACGAACTCTTTCCGGAAGTTCCGATAGTCTTCTGTGGTGTTAACGACCTTGAAGCAAAAGACTTGAAGCAAGACAATATTACTGGCGTTGTTGAACTTTTCGATATGGCAAAGACACTGGATGTCGCTATGAAGTTACATCCAGAGAAAACTCACATGATTGTGGTAGGAGACTCTTCCACCGCTGGCACTGCCATCAGACACCAGGTTGAAGCCGCTGTCCCACAGTTTAAAGACAAGCTCAGTGTTGATTACTGGATTGACATGTCCATGCAAACAGTTCTGGAACGTGTCAAAACGCTCCCGGACGATACATTCCTATTTGCCATTCCTTCGTATCAGGTTATTGGGGGCCGCTTTTCTACTGCCGAAGAAGTTGTTGAGTCTATTTACCAATATTCTACCGTACCCATCTACACTTCATGGGAATTCCTGCTTGGTCACGGCACAGTAGGCGGCCGAATGATTTCAGGGTTCCTCCACGGCCAGACAGCCGCCAAGCTGGCGCTCAAGGTTCTCGATGGGATTTCTCCGGACGCCATCCCGATATACCGGACACCAATGGGTGAATATCTCTTTGATTACAATGTGATGCAACGACTTAACATTGACAAGTCCCAATTGCCAAAAGAGAGTCGGATCATCAATGCACCTAAAGCTTTCTACGAACTGCCAAAAGAGCTTTTCTGGACTATCATGGTCAGCTTTGCCCTGCTCCTCCTTGTCCTCATATTTCTCATCCTGGGAATGATCGAACGGCGCAAGGTCGAACGCAAAATCAAAGATCAACTTGCCTTTCAGCAGACACTCATGGACACGGTACCCCAACTGGTTTCATGGAAAGACGTCAATGGACGGTATCTTGGTACAAATCGGGCGTTTGCCGAGTTCTTCGGTATAAAAAACAGCCTTGCAGCGAACAACAAGACGTCTCGTGACATCATTCGCGACCCTGACTATGTGGATTGGGCGGTACGGGCAGATCAAGCCGTCATCCAAAGCCAACACGCCTTCAGAAAGATCAGACGAAAACTGCTGGATGCCAACGGAGATCCAGCATGGATTGAAGTCAACAAAGTCCCTATCAATGATCGGTCCGGGCAGATTGTCGGCGTGTTAAGTACGGCTGAAAACATCACCAAGGAACGCAATCTGGAAAAACAGCTCCTGCAATCCCAGAAGATGGAAGCCATTGGCACACTGGCAGGCGGTATCGCTCATGATTTCAACAATATCCTCACATCAATCATCAATTCAACCGAGCTTGCCGTCGGAGATATCGACCCGGAGTCAGTTACGGGAAAAGACCTGAAGCGGGTACTCAAAGCAGCACGGCGGGGTGGGCGCGTGGTCAAGCAGATTCTCGCATTCAGCCGTCCGTCAACCGAAGGATTCCGGTCAACTGACGTAGGAGCAGTCATACACGAAGTGCTTGGCCTCATGGAATCGTCCATGCCCAGAAACATCGAAGTCCGGTCAGCCATTGCACCGACTCTGGCCCACGTGCTTGCCGACCCCACCCAGATTCATCAGGTGGCAATGAACCTTTGTACCAACGCTTTTCACGCCCTGCGTGAAACCGGCGGGATCATCACTGTTCGTTTGGATCAAGCCGATCTGGCCGAAGATGATGCAGATATGCTTGGACTCATTCCCGGCGAATACGTCCGTTTGGTCGTCGAAGACAACGGGCCGGGTATCTCACCGGACATACTGGATAAAATATTTGAGCCCTTCTTTTCCACCAAAGACAAGACCGAAGGGACCGGCCTAGGACTGGCAGTTGTGCACGGTATCGTCCGGAGCCACAAAGGCGGACTGCACGTATCACCACGCCAAGGCGGTGGCACGGTCTTTTCCATCTATTTGCCCAAAAGTGCCGAGAACCAAAACAATAACGGGTCTACAGCCAATGGAAGTTCTTCGGTCGGTGCCCACATTCTCTTTGTTGAAGACGATCAAGATCAGTTACAGACGACCCCGCGCCTGCTCGAAACCATGGGGTGTACAGTGGTGGCCATGGACAATCCGGCAACAGCGGTTGATCTTGTCGCCAACGGTAAACATGAATTCAACCTGGTCATAACCGACTATGACATGCCTGAGATTAGTGGCACACAACTCGCCACACGACTCGCCGGGATCGAACCGGACCTGCCTATAATTCTCGTCTCAGGTCGGGAAGATGCGGCATCGGCAGCCAGCCACTTGCCGAATATCCGACGGGTGGTTATCAAACCTTACGACAAAAAGGATTTGTCCCAAGCCATTAACAGCGTGTTGACAATGACCGAGGGAGAATAA